From Triticum urartu cultivar G1812 chromosome 2, Tu2.1, whole genome shotgun sequence, a single genomic window includes:
- the LOC125534467 gene encoding uncharacterized protein LOC125534467 isoform X2, whose amino-acid sequence MASKALLPRECLPRRSPRGGLEPITVYVRVDEEGNYHPRYISAKVGRVFRDLQDLKQAVRTFYTSLYIARHLLKRPLAPPPSPTDEVFQFKFVVEPAADVSSLKASTSLEEKSSGSDKVPDEKPAEVSSLKDSLKATTLEDKSSSSGQQPDQDTVMASPPSANCLASPSGPGIWQRERQDWCFGYYIRLDLKGSFHTYPNAGGPFKSLEEVDKAMDRYFHQHRDPKLLMNKGGVPSREISIEKARYWPDGRRKKLSRSYIIKQFHNQMRRLLQALVDKHNEDHSLSGDLAYELKDVLHATTISEGRTTCYYHLNFTVTKGAGDSNTGIENLFFAEVKCVLQGKEEEFSVTCFCPVESTDNGYCYGCTMHRDVNMKHPISADAYLAGQVKAGYYCYEGCSSDSDDENMEAKKGKDGC is encoded by the exons ATGGCGTCCAAGGCGCTTCTTCCTCGGGAGTGCCTCCCCCGGCGCAGTCCCCGCGGCGGCTTGGAGCCGATTACAGTCTACGTCCGCGTCGACGAGGAGGGGAACTATCACCCGAGGTACATCTCCGCCAAAGTTGGGCGAGTGTTCCGAGATCTCCAGGATCTTAAACAAGCAGTCCGTACATTCTACACCAGCCTCTACATCGCCCGTCACCTCCTAAAGAGGCCTCTGGCTCCGCCGCCGTCTCCGAC CGACGAGGTATTCCAGTTCAAGTTCGTGGTGGAACCTGCAGCAGATGTGTCGTCCCTCAAGGCTAGTACATCATTGGAGGAGAAATCGTCCGGTTCCGACAAGGTTCCTGATGAGAAGCCTGCAGAGGTGTCTTCCCTCAAGGACTCGCTCAAGGCTACAACATTGGAGGACAAATCGTCTTCCTCTGGGCAGCAGCCGGATCAGGACACGGTTATGGCCTCACCACCATCAGCGAACTGCCTTGCCTCACCTTCTGGACCAGGCATTTGGCAACGAGAACGACAGGACTGGTGTTTCGGATATTACATCAGGCTTGATCTTAAGGGATCTTTCCACACATATCCGAATGCAGGCGGGCCGTTTAAGAGCTTAGAGGAAGTCGATAAGGCTATGGATCGCTATTTTCATCAACATCGGGATCCAAAGCT GCTAATGAATAAAGGTGGGGTTCCGTCACGAGAGATTTCTATAGAAAAAGCTCGTTATTGGCCTGATGGCAGAAGGAAGAAGCTTTCCAGATCCTATATCATCAAGCAATTCCATAATCAAATGCGCCGATTACTTCAAGCTTTGGTGGACAAGCATAATGAGGATCACAGCCTTTCGGGG GATCTTGCATATGAACTCAAAGATGTTTTGCACGCCACAACAATTTCTGAGGGGCGTACTACATGCTACTATCATCTCAATTTCACGGTGACTAAAGGAGCTGGTGATTCTAACACTGGCATTGAAAACCTTTTCTTTGCGGAAGTCAAATGTGTGCTACAAGGAAAAGAAGAGGAATTTTCGGTCACCTGTTTCTGCCCGGTTGAATCTACCGATAATG GATACTGCTATGGTTGTACCATGCATAGGGATGTCAATATGAAGCACCCCATCAGTGCCGATGCATACCTTGCCGGTCAGGTGAAGGCGGGATATTATTGTTATGAAGGCTGCAGCAGCGACTCAGACGACGAAAAT ATGGAAGCTAAGAAAGGAAAG GACGGTTGCTGA
- the LOC125534468 gene encoding uncharacterized protein LOC125534468, whose protein sequence is MVDLVQYYSLLEVVNCAVKSSSGQASVSVAEHYSVLAPNVSGAQLRHAPVHSKVRYFHMSEDLSEDEVVTLVSGEGLLDLIAAATAVHWLDVPMFYAVVKGVLRKPGCVFAVWGYNLDIDQFGSKLQEQPNVVIRPYIDQRGKLAFDQHRELMSVVCPCRLASRLSPRRWVRMGMAARGTCPGPSEPLGQCTGQWLRRATPGASFQTGGCRGCTPHCEDATGLLQDGFDHGVEGRDVKPVDHGCRHDEVQLTLIVGKSNEVVLGETLRFVEVPHLGVRGGVPKLGIADVGGHYAVVVLRDAHGGLPTAAAGVPARHAGGRW, encoded by the coding sequence ATGGTTGATCTTGTTCAGTACTACTCCCTCCTGGAAGTAGTAAATTGTGCTGTAAAATCCTCCAGTGGGCAGGCCTCCGTGAGCGTCGCTGAGCACTACAGCGTGTTGGCCCCAAACGTGAGCGGGGCCCAGCTTCGGCACGCCCCCGTGCACTCCAAGGTGCGGTACTTTCACATGTCGGAGGATCTCTCCGAGGACGAGGTCGTCACCCTTGTCAGCGGTGAGGGTTTGCTGGACCTCATTGCAGCGGCGACTGCGGTCCACTGGTTGGACGTCCCAATGTTCTACGCCGTGGTCAAGGGCGTCCTCAGGAAGCCCGGCTGTGTCTTTGCAGTGTGGGGGTACAACCtggacatcgaccagtttgggaGCAAACTTCAGGAGCAACCCAATGTGGTCATTCGCCCGTACATCGACCAAAGGGGTAAGCTGGCCTTTGATCAGCACCGCGAGCTCATGTCGGTCGTCTGTCCATGTCGGCTGGCTTCCCGTCTCAGCCCACGCCGATGGGTTCGAATGGGAATGGCAGCTCGCGGTACATGTCCAGGGCCATCCGAGCCCTTGGGTCAATGTACGGGCCAATGGCTGCGTCGAGCCACTCCTGGAGCCTCCTTCCAAACGGGTGGATGTCGAGGTTGTACCCCACACTGTGAGGACGCCACCGGGCTTCTTCAGGACGGGTTTGACCATGGTGTAGAAGGGCGGGACGTCAAACCAGTAGATCATGGTTGCCGCCACGACGAGGTCCAGTTAACCCTCATCGTCGGCAAGAGCAATGAGGTTGTCCTCGGAGAGACCCTCCGGTTTGTGGAGGTACCGCACCTTGGGGTGCGCGGAGGCGTGCCCAAGCTGGGCATCGCTGACGTAGGTGGCCACTACGCTGTCGTAGTGCTCCGCGACGCTCACGGTGGCCTTCCTACTGCCGCGGCCGGCGTCCCAGCTAGGCACGCTGGTGGCCGGTGGTGA
- the LOC125534467 gene encoding uncharacterized protein LOC125534467 isoform X1, with translation MASKALLPRECLPRRSPRGGLEPITVYVRVDEEGNYHPRYISAKVGRVFRDLQDLKQAVRTFYTSLYIARHLLKRPLAPPPSPTDEVFQFKFVVEPAADVSSLKASTSLEEKSSGSDKVPDEKPAEVSSLKDSLKATTLEDKSSSSGQQPDQDTVMASPPSANCLASPSGPGIWQRERQDWCFGYYIRLDLKGSFHTYPNAGGPFKSLEEVDKAMDRYFHQHRDPKLLMNKGGVPSREISIEKARYWPDGRRKKLSRSYIIKQFHNQMRRLLQALVDKHNEDHSLSGDLAYELKDVLHATTISEGRTTCYYHLNFTVTKGAGDSNTGIENLFFAEVKCVLQGKEEEFSVTCFCPVESTDNGYCYGCTMHRDVNMKHPISADAYLAGQVKAGYYCYEGCSSDSDDENMEAKKGKVRYIWTDGC, from the exons ATGGCGTCCAAGGCGCTTCTTCCTCGGGAGTGCCTCCCCCGGCGCAGTCCCCGCGGCGGCTTGGAGCCGATTACAGTCTACGTCCGCGTCGACGAGGAGGGGAACTATCACCCGAGGTACATCTCCGCCAAAGTTGGGCGAGTGTTCCGAGATCTCCAGGATCTTAAACAAGCAGTCCGTACATTCTACACCAGCCTCTACATCGCCCGTCACCTCCTAAAGAGGCCTCTGGCTCCGCCGCCGTCTCCGAC CGACGAGGTATTCCAGTTCAAGTTCGTGGTGGAACCTGCAGCAGATGTGTCGTCCCTCAAGGCTAGTACATCATTGGAGGAGAAATCGTCCGGTTCCGACAAGGTTCCTGATGAGAAGCCTGCAGAGGTGTCTTCCCTCAAGGACTCGCTCAAGGCTACAACATTGGAGGACAAATCGTCTTCCTCTGGGCAGCAGCCGGATCAGGACACGGTTATGGCCTCACCACCATCAGCGAACTGCCTTGCCTCACCTTCTGGACCAGGCATTTGGCAACGAGAACGACAGGACTGGTGTTTCGGATATTACATCAGGCTTGATCTTAAGGGATCTTTCCACACATATCCGAATGCAGGCGGGCCGTTTAAGAGCTTAGAGGAAGTCGATAAGGCTATGGATCGCTATTTTCATCAACATCGGGATCCAAAGCT GCTAATGAATAAAGGTGGGGTTCCGTCACGAGAGATTTCTATAGAAAAAGCTCGTTATTGGCCTGATGGCAGAAGGAAGAAGCTTTCCAGATCCTATATCATCAAGCAATTCCATAATCAAATGCGCCGATTACTTCAAGCTTTGGTGGACAAGCATAATGAGGATCACAGCCTTTCGGGG GATCTTGCATATGAACTCAAAGATGTTTTGCACGCCACAACAATTTCTGAGGGGCGTACTACATGCTACTATCATCTCAATTTCACGGTGACTAAAGGAGCTGGTGATTCTAACACTGGCATTGAAAACCTTTTCTTTGCGGAAGTCAAATGTGTGCTACAAGGAAAAGAAGAGGAATTTTCGGTCACCTGTTTCTGCCCGGTTGAATCTACCGATAATG GATACTGCTATGGTTGTACCATGCATAGGGATGTCAATATGAAGCACCCCATCAGTGCCGATGCATACCTTGCCGGTCAGGTGAAGGCGGGATATTATTGTTATGAAGGCTGCAGCAGCGACTCAGACGACGAAAAT ATGGAAGCTAAGAAAGGAAAGGTAAGATATATTTGGACG GACGGTTGCTGA